A stretch of the Mycobacterium shigaense genome encodes the following:
- the lipB gene encoding lipoyl(octanoyl) transferase LipB translates to MSSIRSQSSAIDVRQLGVVDYRTAWQLQRDLADARAAGGRDTLLLLEHPAVYTAGRRTEAHERPADGTPGLDVIDTDRGGKITWHGPGQLVGYPIVGLAEPLDVVNYVRRLEESLIKVCGDLGLETIRVDGRSGVWVPGGPARKIAAIGVRVSRATTLHGFALNCHCDLNAYQAIVPCGISDAGVTSLTAELGREVGVGEVRAAVAAAVCDALDGRLALSWQPDAARVASIT, encoded by the coding sequence ATGAGCTCCATCAGGTCACAGTCGAGCGCGATCGACGTCCGCCAGTTGGGCGTGGTGGACTACCGCACGGCATGGCAGCTGCAGCGCGACCTGGCGGACGCGCGGGCTGCCGGCGGCCGCGACACCCTGCTGCTACTCGAGCACCCTGCGGTCTACACCGCCGGGCGGCGCACCGAAGCGCATGAGCGGCCGGCGGACGGCACCCCCGGCCTGGACGTCATAGACACCGACCGCGGCGGCAAGATCACCTGGCATGGCCCCGGACAGTTGGTGGGCTACCCGATCGTCGGTCTCGCCGAGCCGCTCGACGTCGTGAATTATGTTCGGCGCCTTGAGGAATCACTAATCAAAGTGTGCGGAGACCTGGGCCTGGAGACCATCCGTGTCGACGGCCGCTCCGGCGTGTGGGTGCCCGGAGGGCCGGCCCGCAAAATCGCCGCGATCGGAGTCCGGGTGTCGCGCGCGACCACGCTGCACGGCTTCGCCCTCAACTGCCACTGCGACCTGAACGCCTACCAGGCCATCGTGCCGTGCGGCATCAGCGACGCCGGCGTGACGTCGCTGACCGCCGAGCTGGGCCGCGAGGTCGGCGTTGGCGAGGTCCGGGCGGCGGTGGCCGCGGCGGTCTGCGACGCACTGGACGGCCGCCTCGCCCTTAGCTGGCAGCCCGACGCAGCCCGCGTAGCATCGATAACGTGA
- the lipA gene encoding lipoyl synthase, with product MIPAPEGRKLLRLEVRNAQTPIERKPPWIKTRARMGPEYTELKSLVKREGLHTVCEEAGCPNIFECWEDREATFLIGGDQCTRRCDFCQIDTGKPAPLDRDEPRRVAESVQAMGLRYATVTGVARDDLPDGGAWLYAETVRAIKELNPSTGVELLVPDFNAEPTRLDEVFGSHPEVLAHNVETVPRIFKRIRPAFTYRRSLGVLTAARDAGLVTKSNLILGMGETPDEVRTALADLHDAGCDIVTITQYLRPSARHHPVERWVRPEEFVEFAQHAEGLGFAGVLAGPLVRSSYRAGRLYEQAARTRASGASPRG from the coding sequence GTGATCCCAGCGCCCGAAGGCCGCAAGTTGCTGCGCCTGGAAGTGCGCAACGCGCAGACCCCGATCGAGCGCAAACCGCCGTGGATCAAGACACGGGCCCGGATGGGACCGGAGTACACCGAGCTGAAGAGCCTGGTGAAGCGCGAGGGCCTGCACACCGTCTGCGAAGAGGCGGGCTGCCCCAACATCTTCGAATGCTGGGAGGACCGGGAAGCCACCTTCCTGATCGGCGGCGACCAGTGCACCCGCCGCTGCGACTTCTGCCAGATCGACACGGGCAAGCCGGCACCGCTTGACCGAGACGAACCCCGGCGGGTCGCCGAGAGTGTGCAGGCGATGGGGTTGCGCTACGCCACCGTCACCGGCGTCGCGCGCGACGACCTGCCCGACGGCGGCGCCTGGCTGTATGCCGAGACGGTGCGGGCCATCAAGGAACTCAACCCGTCGACGGGCGTCGAGCTGTTGGTCCCCGACTTCAACGCCGAGCCCACGCGCCTCGACGAAGTCTTCGGATCCCATCCAGAAGTGTTGGCGCACAACGTCGAAACGGTCCCCCGCATCTTCAAACGGATCCGCCCGGCCTTCACCTACCGGCGCAGCCTGGGCGTGCTCACCGCGGCGCGCGACGCGGGCCTGGTCACCAAGAGCAACCTCATCCTCGGGATGGGCGAAACCCCCGACGAGGTGCGCACCGCGCTGGCCGACCTGCACGACGCCGGGTGCGACATCGTCACCATCACCCAATACCTGCGGCCGTCGGCCCGGCACCATCCGGTCGAGCGGTGGGTGCGGCCGGAGGAGTTCGTCGAGTTCGCGCAGCACGCCGAGGGGCTCGGGTTCGCCGGCGTGCTGGCCGGGCCGCTGGTGCGCTCGTCCTATCGGGCGGGCCGCCTCTACGAGCAGGCCGCCCGCACGCGCGCCTCCGGTGCCTCGCCACGCGGCTGA